Part of the Micromonospora rhizosphaerae genome is shown below.
TGAGCAGGCGATCCTGAAGGCCATCGCTGCCGGCAAACACATCTACTCCGAAAAGCCGATCGCCGACGATGTCGAGGGCTCCCTCCGTCTTGCCCGCGCGGCGCGAGACGCCGGGGTCAAGAACGGCGTCGTGCATGACAAGCTGTACCTTCCCGGCTTCCTGAAGCTCAAGCGCCTCATCGACGGCGGATTCTTCGGCCGCATCCTGTCCGTGCGAGGCGAGTTCGGTTACTGGGTGTTCGAGGGTGATTGGCAGCCGTCCCAGCGGCCCACCTGGAACTACCGCAAGGAGGACGGCGGCGGCATCTCGACAGACATGTTCCCGCACTGGAACTACATCCTCGAGAACCTGTTCGGCACCGTAGAAGCGGTGACGGCAAGGGTGATCACGCACATTCCACAGCGGTGGGACGAGCAGGGCAAGCCGTACGCCGCCACGGCGGACGACGCCGCCTACGGGATTTTCGAGCTGTCCGGGGGCGTGATCGCCCAGATCAACTCGTCGTGGACGACCCGCGTGCACCGGGACGAACTCGTCGAGTTCCACGTCGACGGCACCGAGGGCAGCGCGGTCGCCGGGCTCCACCGCTGCGTCGCGCAGCATCGTGCACAGACGCCCAGGCCGGTCTGGAACCCCGATCTGGTGGAGCCCATGTCGTTCGGGCAGCAGTGGAATCCGGTGCCGGACAACGGGGAATTCGACAACGGTTTCAAAGCGCAGTGGGAGCAGTTCATCCGGTACGTCCTGAACGACGGCGACCACCCATATGACTTCCTTGCCGGCGTTCGCGGTCTGAGGCTTGCCGAGGCGGGCCTGCAGTCCTCAAGCGAGGGACGGCGCGTAGAGCTCGGCGAGGTCTCACTGTGACAACCGTCGCCAATTCGGCAGGAGCCGTGCTCCTGCCAAACATCGACGGCAGCCTCGGGCGCCACGTCCTGAAGCCGCCGCGAGAATGGCCGCAGCCGCAGGCTCCGCTGAGGTCCCGCGTCGCCTTTGCCGCAGCACATGTGATCCCCAAGCCACTATCCGAGAACGTCCCGGGTGGCGCCGCAGCCATTGACTGGGACAGCACGCTCCGGTACCGGCACCGGATCTGGTCCTACGGGCTGGGCGTTGCCGACGCCATGGACACCGCCCAGCGTGGCATGGGTCTCGATTGGCCAGCGGCGGCCGAGTTGATCCGCCGCTCTGCCGCGGAGGCCCGGTCCGTCGGCGGTGCGATCGCCTGCGGTGCGGGCACTGACCAGCTCGACCCCAGCCGTACGCCTGAGGGCGCTGCGGGCCTGGCGGCGGTGCTGGCGGCCTACCGGGAGCAGATTGAGGCCGTGGCCGGCAGCGGGGCCACAGTGATCCTTATGGCCTCAAGGGCGCTGGCCCGGATTGCACGCTCCGCGGAAGACTATGCCCATGTGTACGGCAGCCTGCTAGCTGACGCGGACCGCCCCGTCATCCTGCACTGGCTCGGCGCCATGTTCGACCCTGCACTGGCCGGCTACTGGGGCTCGGACGATGTCGAACAGGCGACATCGGCGTTCTTGCGGATCATCGATGCTCATCGCGCGAAGGTCGAGGGGGTCAAGGTGTCGCTGCTCGACGCAGCCCACGAGATCCGCTTGCGCGCCGCACTCCCCGAGGGGGTCCGCCTGTACACCGGTGACGACTTCAACTATCCGGAACTCGTCGTCGGCGACCGAAAGGCGCACTCCGATGCCTTGCTGGGCATCTTCGCCGCGATCTACCCCGCCGCCTCGTTGGCCATCCAGGCCCTCGATGCCGGCGACGACGTTACAGCGCGGGCGATCCTAGACGGCACCCAGGCGCTTGGCCGGCACATCTTCGAGGCACCGACCTACTACTACAAAACCGGGATCGCGTTCCTGTCCTGGCTGAACGGCCATCAGGCCGCTTTCTCGATGGTGGGCGGGCTGCACGCCGGGCGCTCGGTGCTGCACCTGGTCGAGCTCTTCCGGCTGGCGGACGCAGCCGAGCTCTTGGCTGATCCGGACTTCGCCGCGCACCGGATGCGGCGGTACCTGTCCGTCCAGGGGATCGGTGATTGAGAGCATGATGGACATCGACCAGGCGACGCTGCGGCGGCTCTCGCTGAACACCATGACCACCAAGAACTGGACCCTGCCCGAGGCAGTCGACGGTTCAGTCCGAGCCGGACTGCCGGCGGTCGGCCTCTGGCGCGACCGTGTCGCCGAGGTCGGGCTCGACGCCGCGGCCAAACGAGTGCGCGACGCGGGTCTGCGGGTCTCCTCACTCTGCCGAGGTGGCTTCCTGACGGCAGCTGATGCCGCCGGGCAGAGGGCCGCGCTCGAGGACAACAGGGCCGCCATCATCGAGGCCGCGACCTTGGGCACTGACGCGCTGATCATGGTTGTAGGTGGGCTCCCAGAGGGCGACCGCGACCTCGCTGGCGCTCGTCAACGGGTGGCGGACCGACTCGCCGAGCTGGTGCCGTTCGCCAAGGAGCATGGCGTGCGGATGGTCCTGGAGCCCCTCCATCCCATGTACGTCGCAGACCGCGCGGTCCTGTCTACCCTCGGCCAGGCCCTCGACATCGCATCCGGTCACCCGGCGGACGCCGTCGCCGTCGTGGTCGACACCTTCCATGTCTTCTGGGACCCCCAGTTGCCTGAGCAGATTGCCCGCGCTGGCCGGGAGGGCAGGGTCGCCAGCTACCAGGTCTGTGACTTCAACCTGCCGATCGCCTCTGACGCGCTGCTCTCGCGCGGCATGATGGGCGACGGCGTGATCGACTTCCGTGCTATCACCTCGATGATCGCCGCCACGGGGTACGACGGTGACATCGAGGTGGAGATCTTCAACGCCGCGATCTGGGCGATGAACGGCGACGATGTGCTGGCGACAATGGCCCGCCGATACGCCGAACTCGTGCACCCCTACCTCGATCCCGCCGCAGCCGATCCTGCACCCGCTGACCGGTGACCGGTGACTCGATACGTCGAGGTCACGCGGTCGTGGCCTGCGACAAGTTCAAGGGCTCATTAACGGCGAGCCAGGTCATGGCGGCGGTCACGGGAGGACTGCGCGACGTGGCACCCGCCGTCGATGTCCGCAGCACCCTGGTCGCCGACGGCGGCGACGGCACCCTCGAAGCGGTCCGGTCGGCGGGGTTCACGCTGCTGCCGGTGACGGTCACCGGGCCGACAGGACGCCCCGTCGACACGCACTACGCCACCAATGGGGACACAGCCGTCGTGGAGATGGCTGACGCGTGCGGGCTGGTACGACTTCCCGGCGGCGAGTTAGCACCCCTCACGGCCTCCAGCCGTGGACTCGGCGAGGTCGTCGGCGCGGTCCTCGACGCCGGCATCCGGCGGATCGTGATCGGGGTAGGTGGCAGCGCGAGCACCGACGGGGGCGCCGGGATGCTCAGCGCGCTCGGAGCCCGCCTGCTCGACGACGCCGGCCGAGACCTGCGGGACGGGGGTGGGGCATTGAGCGAGTTGACTACCGTCGATCTAACCGGGCTGCATCCGGGCCTCGCCCAAGCAGAACTGACCCTTGCGAGTGACGTCGACAATCCGTTACTGGGTCACCGGGGTGCGGTCGCCGTCTTCTCGGCGCAGAAGGGCGCTGGCTGGCGAGAACAACAGCTGCTTGAGCGGGGCCTTAGTCGACTCGCCGAGGTCCTGACGGACCACACCGGCGGCGACGCGGCTGGCCTGGCCGGCGCGGGTGCCGCCGGAGGAGTCGGATTCGCCGCTCAAGCACTGCTCGGCGCCCGCTTCCAATCCGGCATCGAGTTCCTACTTCAAGTCATCGGGTTCGACGAGGTCGTCGCAGGCGCAGCACTGGTGGTGACAGGCGAGGGCTACTTGGACCGACAGACATTGTCCGGCAAGACCCCCTTCGGCGTGGCGACAGCGGCACGGGTTGCCGGGGCACCAGTGGTTGCTGTCTGTGGAGGGTCCGACCTCGATGATGCCGACCTGGCGGACATCGGCATCAAGCAAGTATTCCGGTTGTCCGACCTCGAACCTGATCTCGAGCGCTGCATGAGCGCAGCAGGACCGCTGCTACGGCAGGCGGCCCGCCTCGTCGCGCGCAGGTGGCTGCACCCGATGAGTTAGGTGGCCACCTTCGCGGTGCACATGAGCCAGGCCGTGCATCAGGCGGGCACGGCGGTGTTTGCGCGCCGGCAGCCAGGCCGCGATCCGCTCGGCCACCACGATCCTAAGGGTGCCGAAAATGTCGTCCGCCCTTGTCGTGGCCGGGTTTGAGCGTCGCGACGGAATCTTGCCCCTGTCGACGTTCCGGGGCGCCTCGGATCGCTGTCGGTCACTACGTGATGATGCCTCGCCGTGCTGCTTCGACTGGCGTACCTCGGCGTGACCAACGCGCTCGCGATGCTGCGGCTGCTACCCATGAGCGACCGGGCCAAGGACGCCGAAATCCTCGCCCTGCGCCACCAGATCACGGTCCTCCAGCGGCAGCTGCACGGCCAGAAGATCCGGTTCACCCCATTGACCGGGCGTCGCTCGCCGCGCTGATGCACCGACTCCCCCGCGACGTGCTACGCCAGATCCGGCTGCCTGTGCGCCCCGAGACCGTGCTCCACTGGCACGGGTAGTGCTCGGGGGCGAGGCCCGATGCGGGCGAGGTCGCACCGAGGAGGCAGTTACCTGACCATCTGCGGTTGGGCCCGGATCCGGGGGCGCTTGCCCTCACGGCGTTCGAGCAGCTCGGTACCGTTGGCACAGCCTTGAGGCGGCGCGGCAGCGAGCCGCGCCGCCTCCTTTGCCTCGGAGCCCGTCAGGCGACGTCGCGCTGGTAGGCACGTACGGCGAGGGGTGCGAAGATCGCGAGGATTCCTGTCGTCCAGGCGAGGGCGAGCACTGTCTCGCTGGTGACCGTGTGGCCGGCCGGTAGCGCTTCTTGGCCGAGGGTGAGGCCGCGCAGGGCGTTGGCGATGATGGTGATGGGCTGGTGTTCGGCGAAGGTCTGGAGCCAGCCGGGCATGGTCTGGGTGGGTAGGAAGACGGAGCTGGTCAGGGTCATCGGGAAGACGACCATGTAGATGGCGGCCTGGATGGCTTCGGAGTTGCGGATCGTGAGGCCCAGGTAGGCCATCAGCCAGGAGCAGGCGTAGCCGAAGGCGAGCGCGACGCCGATGGCGGCCAGCATGTCGCCGAGGCCGTTCTGCCAGCGGAACCCGAGGGCGACGCCGACGGCGAGTTGCAGGCCGAGGATGAAAGTGCTGCGGATGAGGTCGGCCATGGTGCGGCCGGTCAGCACGGCGGAGCGGGCCATGGGCAGGGCGCGGAAGCGGTCCAGGACGCCTTTGGTGCGGTCGTTGTTGAGCCCGTAGGCGGTGGGCGCGGACCCGAAAACGGCGGACTGGGCGAGGATGCCGGGGATCAGCCAGTAGACGTACTCGCCTTTGGCGGCGGCGGGTAGGGCGGCTTGGATGGCGCCGCCGAAGACGTAGAGGAACATGAGCATGAACACGACGGGCTGGACGGTGGACAGGATCAGCACGTCGGGCAGGCGGATATTGGCGAGCAGGTTCCGGCGGGTGACGACGCCGGTGTGAATGAGGGCGCGGCCGTGGCCGCGAGCGGGGATGGCGGCGGTGGTCATGCGGTCCTCCCGGCGAGTTCGCGGTTGTCGTGGCGGGTGAGGGCGAGGAAGACGTCGTCGAGGGTGGGCCGGTGCAGGGCGACGTCGGTCGGGGTGATGTCGGCGTGGTCGAGCAGGCGCAGCGCGTGCCGCAGGGTCAGTGGCCCGTCGGGGGCGGGCAGCGTGATCCGGTCGCGGTCGCATCGGGCGGCCAGCGGTTCCAGGGTGGCCAAGGCTGCCTGCTGCAGCTCCGTGGGCAGGTCGAGTTGGATGATGGCGCCGCCGGTGCGGTCTTTGAGTTCGGTGGCGGTGCCTTCGGTGAGCAGGCGGCCGTGGTCGATGACGGCGATGCGGTCGGCGAGCTGGTCGGCCTCGTCGAGGTATTGGGTGGTGAGCAGCACGGTGGTGCCCTCGGCGGCCAGGTTCCGCACGAGGTGCCACAGGTCTTGGCGGCTGGCCGGGTCAACGCCGGTGGTGGGTTCGTCGAGGAACAGCACCTGTGGGCGGCCGATGAGGCTCGCGGCGAGGTCTATGCGCCGACGCATGCCTCCGGAGTAGGTCTTGACCTGCCGGTCGGCGACGTCGGCGAGGTGGATGAGGTCCAGGATGTCTGCCGCTCGGCGGGCTGCCTCGCGGTGGGTCAGGCCGTAGAGGCGGCCGATCATGATGATGTTCTCGCGGCCGGTCAGGTGGTCGTCGACGGCGGCGAACTGTCCGGCGAGGCCGATCCGCTCTCGTACTCGGGTCGCGTCGCGGACGACGTCGTGTCCGGCGACGCGCGCGGTGCCGGTGTCGGGGCGAAGCAGGGTGGCGAGTATGCGGATCAGGGTGGTCTTCCCCGCGCCGTTCGGGCCGAGCAGCCCGTAGATGCTTCCGCGCGGGATCTGCAAGGTCAGGCCGTCGAGCGCGCGGGTGCCGTTGCGGAACTGCTTGGTGATCTCGCTGACGGCGATGATCGAGTCGCTCATCGATACCTCCAGCTTGTGTACTTGAAAGGCAACATAGGCATAAGTACACTCTCAAGTCAACAAGCCTGCGTTGGAGGTCCGTGGTGGTCGACCAGAAGCCGGAGCCGGTACGCCGCCTGCCCCGGGCACAGCGCCGGGAGCAGATCCTCACCGCGGCGACCGAGGCGTTCGCCAGGTCCGGTTTCGCCGCAACGAGCCTGGAGGACATCGCCACCGAGGCGGGCATCACGCGGGTGATCCTCTACCGGCACTTCGATTCCAAGACCGACCTGTATCAGGCGGTCCTGGACCGGATGTGCGCGCGGCTGGATGCCCATGTCGACGAGCCTGTCGGCGGGTTCACCGATGCCAGCATCGACGGCCTGCTCGATGCTGCGATCGAGTCGCCTGCCGGGTTCCGGCTGCTGTTCCAGCACGCCCTGCGGGAGCCGGAGTTCAAGGAGCGCATCGAGAAGTTCCGCGCCGACATCACTGCCGCCGCATACCTGCAGATCTCCGCCGTCGTCCCCGACCAGGCTCTCGCCCGATGGGCAGCGCAGCTCGCGCCGGTCGTGGCGATCGAGGCAATCATCGCCTGGCTCGATGCCGGACAACCCGACCCCGCCCAGGCCGCCGCGCGGGTGCGACAGGCGGTCATGGGAGTCATCGGCGCCGCCGTCGCCTCCGACACCGACTGCTCGCTTCCCAACCCTGCACGTAGACAAGGACCGTCATGACCAACACAGCAAAGCCCGAGACGGGTGAAAGCCCGACCGCCCGGCAGAAGCGGGTGTGGGACAAGAGCGCGCCCAGCTATGACAAGCAGATCGCCTTCTTCGAGAAGACCTGGTTTGCCGGTGGACGCCAGTGGCTCGGCCAGCGCGCTCACGGCCGGGTTCTCGAGGTCGCGATCGGCACCGGCCGTAACTTGCCCCATTACCGATCCGACACGACCATCACCGGCATCGAGCTGAGTCCGGCGATGCTGGCCATCGCGCGCGAGCGCGCCGCCGATCTCGGCCGCAAGGTGGACCTGCGCGAAGGCGACGCCGAGCGCCTGCCCTTCGACGACGCGTCGTTCGACACGGTGGTGTGTGCGCTGTCGCTGTGCACCATCCCCGACCCCGCTGCCGCGATCGCCGAGATGCACCGGGTCCTGGTGCCCGACGGCACCCTGCTGCTGGTGGACCACATCGCCAGCAGCTGGCCGCCGATCCGCGCCGCCCAGTGGCTGCTGGAACGGATCACGATCCGCGCAGCCGGGGAGCACTTCACCCGCCGGCAGCTGTCCCTCGTCCAGGCCGCCAGCTTCGAGATCGAGGAGGCCGAACGGCTCAAGGCCGGCACGGTGGAGCGCATCCGCGCCCGCAAACTGGCCCCGCCGGAGACGGGCGCGTGAACATCGCGAGCGCCGGGGCGCTCGGGCCACGGCTCGGCGCAGGTCGCGAGGCGGACGTGTACGCGTGCAGCGACGGGGCGGTGCTCAAGCTGTACCGTCCCGGCTTCGGCGGCCACCGCACCGAGACGTTGGCCCTCCGGTCACTGGAAGATCGTGGCGTCGCACCGAGGCTGGTCGACGTCGTGGAGTGCGATGGCCGGACCGGCTTGGTGGTGGAGCGCCTGGCCGGACCGGACATGCTGACGCTTCTGCAACGCCGACCGTGGCGCCTCTACGCACTGGCCCGCTCCCTGGCCAAGGCGCACCTCGCGGTCCATCGTGTTCAGGCGCCGGCAGAGCTGACCGGCCTCCGCCAGGTCCTGGCCACCCGGATCCGCGACGCCGCGCTGCCGCAGCATCTGCTCGACTTCGTATCGCGGCTGCTGGACGGGCTGCCGGACGGCGATCGGCTGTGCCACGGCGACTACCACCCCGGCAACATCCTGCTGGCCGCAGACCAGGCCGCTGTCATTGACTGGGGCGCCGCGACGCGGGGCGTCCCCGAAGCCGACCACGCTCGTACGCTGCTGCTGCTGCGGTGGTCCGATCCGCTGCCCGGCACGCCGCTGGTGTCACGGGCGCTGATCGCCGCTGGGCGGTCGGTGCTCGCCCACGCCTACGCGCGAGACTACCGGCGCGGCTCGCCGCCGCTGCGCCAGACGAGGTCGTGGCTGGTGGTGCACGCCGCGGCGCGGCTGAGCGAAGGCATCCCGGCCGAAGAAGAGAGGATCATCGGTCTGCTCGAACGCGCCCGGAAAGGCATCGCGTGAGGCTCGGCCTGCCGGTGTCCGGGCACGTGAAGGCGGTGAGCTCGTCGGCGGGGATGCCGCAGAGCAGGAGCGCGCTGCCGCGTTCGCGGTCGGTGCTCCAGCTGTCCATGAGCGTCTCAACCTGCTCATTGAGGCGGACCAGACGCGCCGGCCATGAGCACCGCGGGGCTGCGCCTGCAACACGCCAGCGGGTGCCCCGCCCGGCAAAGCCACGAACCGCCAGCCGGGTGTGAGGTGGGCTGTGCCACGCATCCTGGATCAGGCCGCCGACGGGTGGGAGGCTGGCGGGCGTGGACGACACGCGTGTGCACTGGGACGGCGTCTACTCGCGCCGGACGGTCACCGAGGTGAGCTGGTTCGAGGCGAAAGCCGACAAGTCGATGGCCCTTATCGACGACGCCGGGCTGTCGCTCGCAGATCCGGTGATCGACGTCGGCGCCGGGGCGAGCGTGCTGGTCGGCCACCTGCTGCAGGCGGGGTATCGGGACGTGAGCGCGCTGGACGTTGCCGCCGATGCCCTGACCGTCAGCCGGGACCGCCTGGGCGCCGACGCGCACCGGGTCGACTGGATCGTGGCCGACCTGCTGTCATGGCGGCCGGCCCGCCGCTACCGGCTGTGGCACGACCGGGCGGTGTTCCACTTTCTCACCGACCCCGCCGGCCGGGACCGCTACCGGCAGGTGCTGAGGCAGGCGCTGGCTCCGGGTGGCTACCTGGTGGTCGGCACCTTCGCCGCCGACGGGCCCACCCAATGTTCCGGGCTACCGACCGCCCGCTACGGCGCGGACGAGCTGGCCGCGCAGTTCCCCGGCTACACCGTCCTCCGCGCCGCCCGGGATGAGCACCACACCCCGGCAGGTGACGTGCAGCCGTTCACCTGGGTCCTACTCGGCGACTGCGGCTGAGGGTTCCGGGGGACGGGCAAGCTGCTCCACCTGCCCTGCGGGCGGGTTGACCAGCCACTGCGCGGGTGACGTGACGGTAAGCAGGGTCTCGGTGCCGCCAACGGCTGCTCACATGCAAGGCAATTGGGGTCATGCAGGGTCAGACAAGCCCAGCAGGTCTTACGGGCGGCGCAGCTCTTCCCGCCGACGCCGAAACTCCTCGTCATCGATCTCACCGGCCGCGAACCTGCGGCGTAGCTCTTGCTCGCCCGCATCCGGTCTGGAGCCCGACAGGGACCGCACCAGCCACACCACGCCCACGACGATCAGCGCCAAGATCGCCAGGCCGAATAGGCCCGAGATCAGCATCCAGATGCACATCCCCGCCATGCCATCCATCACCGGACCCACCTCCTCCGGAGGATTGCCTACCCCACGCCCGCCGCTTCGCACGGCGGCGTCCCGGCGGAATCTCTGACGGCCTGGCAACGGCCTCTGAGCCCCCGCGGGTGGGCGCGACACCAGCTTGCATTCGGTACCTAGGTACAGGCTTACCGTCGAGGTATGAGTGACCACCACATCACCACCGATGATGCTTGGGCGCCGGATGCGTGCACCCTGCCGACGGCCGAAAGGCCACTGCGGCTCGCCGAGTTCGACCAGTTCTTCCGCGATGCCGTGCGAGGTTCCGACCGATTGTCGCCGCAGCACTTGCGGCTGCAGCTCGATTGCGCGGCCCATGTGGAGGAGACGGCCCGGGATCTGACGGCCCGTGAGTCGTCCTGCTGCTCGTTCTTTGCCTTTGACGTTTCCCGGTCTGGCCCGGACTCGCTGACCTTGGACGTTCGGGTACCGGCGGCACAGGTCGACGTGCTCGATGGCCTCGCCAATCGTGCCGCGTCAGCGGCAGGCACGCGATGAGCGGATCAGGGCTGCGCAGCGGCCAGCTGGCCGACGCGGCCGGGGTCAACCTGCAGACCCTGCGCTATTACGAGCGCCGTGGCCTGCTCGCCTCGCCGCAGCGGTCACCTGGTGGGCATCGGCTATACCCGACCGAGACGGTGGCCCTGCTGCGGGTCATCAAGGCCGCGCAGCGCCTCGGCTTCACCCTCAACGAGGTCGCCGACCTGCTCGACGCCGGTCGGCACCAGCACAGCCGGCGACCGGACACGGGCCTACAGGCCCGGGCCAAGGACAAGCTCGCCGAGGTCGAACAGAAGCTGGCGGACCTGACCGTCATCCGCGACACCCTACGAGCCGCCATCGCCGCTGGCTGCGACGACCTCGTCGCGTGCGCCGGAAGCTCCTGCTGTCCCCTGCCATTCGCTGAACTCGCCGGGAGGAACGACCGTGCCGACCATTGCTGACCGGGCTCGCCGCCTGATGCCTTCCGGCCTGACCGGACTCGCAGCAACCGCCTGCGCCGCCTGCTGCGTGCTGCCGGCCCTGCTGGCCGCCGGGATCATCGGTGGTGCAGGCTGGGCGGTAGCCAACCGCTTCATGCCTGGGGTTGCCGTCGCCCTGGCGATACTTGCCGGGCTGTCCTGGTGGTGGGCCAGCAAGCGCCGGCACGCAGCCGGCTGCTCCGGCGGCAGCTGCTCCTGCGGGAAGCCCGAGGAACAGGACCGCAAGGAGCTGCCGCTACGGTCCAAGGCATGACGGTTGCCCGCTCGATCCTGCTGTTCCTGCTCGCCGCGCTAGCCGAGATCGGCGGCGCGTGGCTTGTATGGCAGGGCTGGCGGGAAAACCGAGGGCTGCTGTGGATCGCGGCCGGAGTCATCGCGCTCGGGTGCTACGGATTCGTCGCCACCTTCCAACCCGATGCGAACTTCGGCCGCGTCCTGGCCGCCTACGGCGGTGTCTTCGTCGCCGGCTCCCTGGCCTGGGGCATGGTCGTCGACAGGTTCCGCCCCGACCGCTACGACATCATCGGCGCAACCATCTGCCTCATCGGAGTGGCAGTGATCATGTACGCCCCACGCAGCGGCTGACACAACCCTCCGGGAAATCCATCCCGTCTTGGCGCTATCATCGCGGCATGGCGATTGGTTTCCCCCCTGGACTCACTCCTGCCGTGGCGTTGTTCCGGTCCCTCGGTGATCCGACCCGGCTGGCGATCCTGCAACGGCTCGCGTCGGGTGAGGCGCGGGTGGTGGACCTGACCGGCGAGCTGGGGTTGGCCCAGTCGACGGTGTCGAAGCACCTGGCGTGCCTTCGTGACTGCGGGCTGATCGACTACCGGGTCGAGGGCCGCCAGTCGTTCTACGCGCTGACCCGGCCGGAGCTACTGGACCTGCTGCGCTCGGCGGAACAACTCCTCGCCGCCACCGGGGAAGCGGTCGCCCTGTGCCCGGTCTACGGGGCCCCGGCCAGCTCTCTGGCGGGGGTGAGCGCGTGAGCACATCACTACTGACCCCGGGACGCCGGGCGGTGCTGTCCCGGCGCAGCCTGTGGCTGGCCTACGCCACCGCTGGCTACAACCTGCTCGAGGGCCTGGTCGCGTTCGCCGCCGGCGCGGCGGCCTCCTCCACCGCACTGATCGGCTTCGGCCTGGACTCCTTCGTCGAGGTGTCGAGCGCCGCCGTGCTCATCTGGCAGTTCCGCTCCCGCGTGCCCGAGGACCGGGAGCGGCTGGCGCTACGGCTGATCGGCGTGTCGTTCTTCGCCCTGGCCGCCTGGGTGACCTTCGACGCCCTCCGCTCGCTCCTGGCCGGCGGAGACGCCGACGCCAGCCCGGTGGGGATCGGCCTGGCCGTGGCGTCGCTGATCGTGATGCCGCTGCTTGTACGCGCGAAGCGGCGCACCGGCCGGGAACTTGGCTCAGCCACGGTCATGGCCGACTCGACCCAGACGATGCTGTGCACCTACCTGTCTGCAGTGCTCCTCGTCGGCCTCGCCCTCAACGCCCTCTGGGGCTGGTCCTGGGCCGACCCGATAGCCGCGCTCGTCATCGCTGCCGTGGCGGTCAAGGAAGGCGTGGAAGCCTGGCGGGGCGAACACTGCGACGACTGCGTCGCCCCCCTGCCCGCCGCCGACGCCGGCCCAGCCACGGCATGCGCCGACAGCTGCTGCACCGACCGGAAGGCATGACGATGGCCTGGCTCGCACTCGCGCTGTACCTGCTCGGCCTTCTGCTCGCCTTCGGCTGGCGCACCGTGTCCCAATGGCGCCGCACCGGCGACACCGGAGTACGCCTCGACGCCGAAGCGGCCGGCACCCTCCGCTAGTGGGCCAAACTCCTGGTCATCGCCGCCCTCGCGCTTGGCTTCGCCGGCCCGGCCACTGCCCTCGCCGGTCTGCCACTACTGCCCGGCCTTGACCACCGGGCGCTGCATGTCGTTGGCCTGGTCGTGACCGTCGCCGGGATTGCCGCCACGCTCGCCGCCCAGCTCACCATGGGCACCTCCTGGCGCGTCGGCGTCGACCCGGAGCCGGTGCCCGAGAGGCGGAGGCGGGATCAGGCGGAGTAACCACGGGTGGCCATC
Proteins encoded:
- a CDS encoding phosphotransferase family protein; protein product: MNIASAGALGPRLGAGREADVYACSDGAVLKLYRPGFGGHRTETLALRSLEDRGVAPRLVDVVECDGRTGLVVERLAGPDMLTLLQRRPWRLYALARSLAKAHLAVHRVQAPAELTGLRQVLATRIRDAALPQHLLDFVSRLLDGLPDGDRLCHGDYHPGNILLAADQAAVIDWGAATRGVPEADHARTLLLLRWSDPLPGTPLVSRALIAAGRSVLAHAYARDYRRGSPPLRQTRSWLVVHAAARLSEGIPAEEERIIGLLERARKGIA
- a CDS encoding class I SAM-dependent methyltransferase; this translates as MDDTRVHWDGVYSRRTVTEVSWFEAKADKSMALIDDAGLSLADPVIDVGAGASVLVGHLLQAGYRDVSALDVAADALTVSRDRLGADAHRVDWIVADLLSWRPARRYRLWHDRAVFHFLTDPAGRDRYRQVLRQALAPGGYLVVGTFAADGPTQCSGLPTARYGADELAAQFPGYTVLRAARDEHHTPAGDVQPFTWVLLGDCG
- a CDS encoding SHOCT domain-containing protein, which encodes MDGMAGMCIWMLISGLFGLAILALIVVGVVWLVRSLSGSRPDAGEQELRRRFAAGEIDDEEFRRRREELRRP
- a CDS encoding MerR family transcriptional regulator; its protein translation is MSGSGLRSGQLADAAGVNLQTLRYYERRGLLASPQRSPGGHRLYPTETVALLRVIKAAQRLGFTLNEVADLLDAGRHQHSRRPDTGLQARAKDKLAEVEQKLADLTVIRDTLRAAIAAGCDDLVACAGSSCCPLPFAELAGRNDRADHC
- a CDS encoding YnfA family protein, with the protein product MTVARSILLFLLAALAEIGGAWLVWQGWRENRGLLWIAAGVIALGCYGFVATFQPDANFGRVLAAYGGVFVAGSLAWGMVVDRFRPDRYDIIGATICLIGVAVIMYAPRSG
- a CDS encoding ArsR/SmtB family transcription factor, translating into MAIGFPPGLTPAVALFRSLGDPTRLAILQRLASGEARVVDLTGELGLAQSTVSKHLACLRDCGLIDYRVEGRQSFYALTRPELLDLLRSAEQLLAATGEAVALCPVYGAPASSLAGVSA
- a CDS encoding cation transporter, giving the protein MSTSLLTPGRRAVLSRRSLWLAYATAGYNLLEGLVAFAAGAAASSTALIGFGLDSFVEVSSAAVLIWQFRSRVPEDRERLALRLIGVSFFALAAWVTFDALRSLLAGGDADASPVGIGLAVASLIVMPLLVRAKRRTGRELGSATVMADSTQTMLCTYLSAVLLVGLALNALWGWSWADPIAALVIAAVAVKEGVEAWRGEHCDDCVAPLPAADAGPATACADSCCTDRKA